The following coding sequences are from one Sphingobium sp. Cam5-1 window:
- a CDS encoding MarR family winged helix-turn-helix transcriptional regulator, with protein MSSSGLTQGLVQQFPLVARGWRQLADEALAELRVSSSAGWCLVHLARLGPDVRQADLADQLGITQPSLVRTLDGLAAMGLIERLPHPEDKRSNRVEFTDAGRDLAARIEARLDDLSQQLFEGVPEAAVEITVNMMQLLTRRIGERRKQA; from the coding sequence ATGTCTAGTTCCGGTCTGACGCAGGGGCTGGTGCAGCAGTTCCCGCTGGTCGCGCGCGGCTGGCGGCAACTGGCGGACGAAGCGCTGGCGGAATTGCGGGTGTCTTCCAGCGCGGGCTGGTGCCTGGTGCATCTGGCCCGGCTAGGTCCCGACGTGCGGCAGGCCGACCTCGCCGATCAGCTGGGCATCACCCAGCCCTCGCTGGTGCGGACGCTGGACGGGCTGGCAGCGATGGGATTGATCGAGCGCCTGCCGCATCCGGAAGACAAGCGATCGAACCGGGTGGAATTTACCGATGCAGGTCGCGACCTTGCCGCCCGGATTGAAGCACGGCTGGATGACCTGTCGCAGCAGCTGTTCGAAGGCGTCCCCGAAGCTGCCGTCGAGATCACCGTCAACATGATGCAGCTCCTCACTCGCCGCATCGGTGAACGGCGCAAGCAGGCTTAG
- the pal gene encoding peptidoglycan-associated lipoprotein Pal translates to MKLNRPLLIAVSVLALAACGKKAPKDLPPPPATDTSAQTGTGTGTTTGPVKGSQEDFVASVSSDRIFFDTDQYDVDAQDQQTLQSQAAWLQQNPNVRVTIEGHADERGTRDYNIALGERRANAAKNYLASLGIDPSRINTVSYGKERPAALGSDEAAWAQNRRAVTVTVQY, encoded by the coding sequence ATGAAACTCAACCGCCCCCTTTTGATCGCCGTGTCCGTGCTGGCGCTCGCCGCCTGCGGCAAGAAGGCGCCCAAGGACCTGCCACCCCCGCCCGCGACCGATACCAGTGCGCAAACCGGCACCGGGACCGGCACGACCACTGGGCCGGTCAAGGGCAGCCAGGAGGATTTCGTCGCGTCGGTTTCGTCCGACCGCATCTTCTTCGACACCGACCAATATGATGTCGATGCGCAGGATCAGCAGACTTTGCAGAGCCAAGCGGCATGGTTGCAGCAGAACCCCAATGTTCGCGTCACGATCGAAGGCCATGCCGACGAGCGCGGCACCCGCGATTATAATATCGCGCTGGGCGAACGCCGCGCCAATGCCGCGAAAAACTATCTCGCCTCACTCGGCATCGACCCCAGCCGAATCAACACGGTCAGCTATGGCAAGGAACGTCCGGCTGCACTGGGTTCGGATGAAGCCGCCTGGGCACAGAACCGCCGCGCGGTGACCGTGACTGTTCAATATTAA
- the tolB gene encoding Tol-Pal system beta propeller repeat protein TolB codes for MRSFGITALLAFCAAFASPAMAQLSVDVTGDIDSNLKIVVPSLPPQAEVSTPAGSSSELGRKIAEVIASDLKGSGLFDPSGPGGIPAIGFPEVTNPAYDKWGAYQALVQGFVRTTGGEADITVGCYLYDVALKQELTRQGYVVAPRDWRRAAHKCADAIYARLSGESPFFDSRIAYIAESGPKGNRTKRLAIMDSDGANHRFITNGQSIALTPRFSPDYKSIVYVSYLGSRVRIYVYDIGTGRQRLVTESNNATFAPRWSPDGRNILFSMAVAGNTDIYRVSAQGGQPVRLTTAPGIDVGGSYSPDGTRIVFESDRSGSQQVYVMNADGSGQRRISHGGGRYATPEWSPRGDLIAFTKISGDFKIAVMTPDGGNERILTNGWQDEQPTWSPNGRVLQFFRTTAGREGTSQVWQVDLTGVNERRIPTPLSGSDPAWGPLLP; via the coding sequence ATGAGAAGCTTTGGAATAACCGCACTGCTCGCCTTTTGCGCAGCCTTTGCCAGCCCTGCGATGGCCCAGTTGTCGGTCGATGTGACCGGCGACATCGACAGCAACCTCAAGATCGTCGTCCCCTCCCTCCCCCCGCAGGCTGAAGTCTCGACCCCTGCCGGGTCCTCCAGCGAACTCGGCCGCAAGATCGCCGAGGTGATCGCCTCGGACCTCAAGGGATCGGGCCTGTTCGATCCGTCAGGTCCCGGCGGCATCCCCGCCATCGGCTTTCCGGAAGTCACCAACCCCGCCTATGACAAATGGGGCGCCTATCAGGCGCTGGTGCAGGGCTTCGTCCGCACCACGGGTGGCGAGGCGGACATCACGGTCGGCTGCTATCTCTATGACGTGGCGCTCAAGCAGGAGCTGACGCGCCAGGGCTATGTCGTCGCCCCGCGCGACTGGCGGCGGGCCGCGCATAAATGCGCCGACGCCATCTATGCGCGCCTGTCGGGCGAAAGCCCCTTCTTCGACAGCCGCATCGCCTATATCGCCGAAAGCGGCCCCAAGGGGAACCGCACCAAGCGCCTTGCCATCATGGATAGCGATGGCGCCAACCACCGCTTCATCACCAATGGCCAGTCGATCGCGCTCACCCCTCGTTTCTCGCCCGACTATAAGTCGATCGTCTATGTAAGCTATCTGGGCAGCCGGGTGCGCATCTATGTCTATGACATCGGCACCGGCCGCCAGCGCCTCGTCACCGAAAGCAACAATGCGACCTTTGCGCCGCGCTGGTCGCCCGATGGCCGCAATATACTCTTTTCGATGGCGGTGGCGGGGAACACCGACATCTATCGCGTGTCAGCGCAGGGCGGTCAGCCCGTCCGCCTGACCACCGCGCCGGGCATCGATGTCGGGGGCAGCTATTCCCCCGACGGCACCCGGATCGTGTTCGAAAGCGACCGTTCGGGCAGCCAGCAAGTCTATGTCATGAACGCCGATGGATCGGGCCAGCGCCGCATCAGCCATGGCGGGGGGCGCTATGCGACGCCCGAATGGAGCCCGCGCGGCGACCTGATCGCCTTCACCAAGATTTCCGGTGACTTCAAGATCGCCGTGATGACGCCCGATGGCGGCAATGAACGCATCCTGACCAACGGCTGGCAGGATGAGCAGCCGACCTGGTCGCCGAACGGCCGCGTCCTGCAATTTTTCCGCACCACCGCCGGGCGCGAAGGCACCAGCCAGGTCTGGCAAGTCGACCTGACCGGCGTCAACGAACGCCGCATCCCCACGCCTTTGAGCGGCTCCGACCCTGCATGGGGTCCGCTGCTGCCCTGA
- a CDS encoding cell envelope biogenesis protein TolA: MERAEKIGLGVATAGHVLLFGLLSAGFLATPNPLKLNSPPMDVSLVDEAALQSAAPQISTQPPPPSVAPEAGPTEDAAPAPVPEPTPVPEPEPTPAPPPPKPAPPKPVAKPAKPEPAPAKKDVAKPQPKPKPAPAKPAAKPTPAKAKPAAAAPAPAKATQKPAAKAKPNAPARASGQGKAKKPKGSLLGKDFLKGINTETDAPRKAAPPPAATMGPAQKAALDRLIGDQIYRHLKLPSGADVEQLVAFLEVKIDRNGRVIGRPEVIDVQGQTASNKPQVSIYKERAVQAVLQASPFQGLPDEYYEQWKWLKPLRVYARKAR; this comes from the coding sequence ATGGAACGTGCGGAGAAAATCGGCCTTGGCGTGGCGACGGCGGGACATGTCCTGCTGTTCGGCTTGCTGTCGGCCGGATTCCTGGCAACGCCCAATCCGCTCAAGCTGAACTCGCCGCCCATGGACGTCAGTCTGGTGGACGAGGCCGCACTGCAATCCGCCGCGCCGCAAATCTCGACCCAGCCGCCACCGCCCAGCGTCGCGCCGGAAGCAGGCCCGACCGAGGATGCGGCACCGGCTCCCGTTCCTGAACCCACGCCCGTGCCGGAGCCGGAGCCGACACCCGCCCCCCCGCCGCCAAAGCCTGCGCCGCCCAAGCCCGTGGCGAAACCCGCCAAGCCCGAACCGGCCCCGGCAAAGAAGGACGTGGCAAAGCCCCAGCCAAAGCCGAAGCCCGCGCCAGCAAAGCCAGCGGCTAAGCCGACGCCCGCCAAGGCGAAACCCGCGGCCGCGGCGCCCGCTCCAGCCAAGGCCACCCAAAAGCCTGCCGCAAAGGCCAAGCCCAACGCCCCCGCCCGCGCGTCCGGTCAGGGCAAGGCGAAAAAGCCCAAGGGCTCGCTGCTCGGCAAGGATTTCCTGAAGGGCATCAACACCGAAACCGACGCCCCGCGCAAGGCCGCACCGCCGCCCGCTGCGACCATGGGTCCCGCGCAGAAGGCTGCGCTCGACCGTCTGATCGGCGATCAGATCTACCGGCATTTGAAGCTCCCCTCCGGCGCGGATGTCGAGCAGCTGGTGGCCTTCCTGGAGGTGAAGATCGACCGCAACGGCCGGGTGATCGGCAGGCCCGAAGTGATCGACGTGCAAGGGCAGACCGCAAGCAACAAGCCGCAAGTGTCCATCTACAAGGAACGCGCGGTGCAGGCGGTGCTTCAGGCGTCCCCTTTTCAGGGGCTGCCGGACGAATATTATGAACAGTGGAAATGGCTCAAACCCCTGAGAGTCTACGCAAGGAAAGCGCGATGA
- the tolR gene encoding protein TolR, with the protein MAMSGPPSHRRGRGRAPMADINVTPLVDVMLVLLIIFMVTAPLLVTGVPVNLPETRAKGLDQDQKPTVVSIDRDGGLYIDETQISDTDLPDRLAEIMSANAGKAEPPQIFLRADTGLDYGRVMRVMGELNRAGLNKVALVSTGGSDAAVSGSSE; encoded by the coding sequence ATGGCCATGTCCGGCCCACCCTCCCACCGCCGTGGCCGGGGCCGCGCGCCGATGGCGGACATCAACGTCACCCCGCTGGTCGATGTCATGCTGGTGCTGCTCATCATCTTCATGGTGACCGCTCCTCTGCTCGTCACCGGCGTGCCCGTGAACCTGCCCGAAACCCGCGCCAAGGGGCTCGATCAGGATCAGAAGCCGACCGTCGTATCCATCGACCGCGACGGCGGCCTCTATATCGACGAGACCCAGATCAGCGATACCGACCTGCCGGATCGCCTGGCCGAGATCATGTCCGCTAACGCAGGCAAGGCCGAGCCGCCGCAAATCTTCCTGCGCGCGGACACTGGCCTCGACTATGGCCGGGTCATGCGCGTGATGGGTGAACTAAACCGCGCCGGGCTGAACAAGGTCGCGCTGGTCAGCACCGGCGGCAGCGATGCTGCTGTCAGCGGCAGTTCAGAATAG
- the tolQ gene encoding protein TolQ, whose protein sequence is MSLSMPDVGAAVGAATQAATISPLALFLQADIVVKVVMLGLVLASIWTWAMIIGFSFTLRKASRQSSSFEDDFWKAEDIDRFYEARGKSSDFPAAKVMAAGVTEWRRSTAQKVIDRDGTRDRLSTAMSSMIASEVDRLSDRLNILATIGSVAPFVGLFGTVWGIMRAFTAIAKEQNSSLAVVAPGIAEALFATAIGLFAAIPAVIAYNRFSHGINRMESKLTRFADGFYSTLSRELEAQR, encoded by the coding sequence ATGAGCCTTTCGATGCCCGACGTTGGCGCCGCTGTCGGCGCCGCCACCCAAGCTGCGACCATTTCGCCGCTCGCCCTGTTTTTGCAGGCCGACATCGTCGTGAAGGTGGTGATGCTGGGCCTCGTGCTCGCCAGCATCTGGACTTGGGCGATGATCATCGGCTTCAGCTTCACCCTGCGCAAGGCCAGCCGCCAGAGCAGCTCGTTCGAGGATGATTTCTGGAAAGCGGAAGATATCGACCGCTTCTATGAAGCGCGCGGCAAGTCGTCCGACTTTCCCGCTGCCAAGGTGATGGCCGCTGGCGTCACCGAATGGCGCCGATCGACCGCGCAGAAGGTCATCGACCGCGACGGCACCCGCGACCGCCTGTCCACCGCCATGTCCAGCATGATCGCTTCGGAAGTCGATCGCCTGTCCGACCGCCTGAACATCCTCGCCACCATCGGCTCGGTCGCGCCCTTCGTCGGCCTGTTCGGCACCGTCTGGGGCATCATGCGCGCCTTCACCGCGATCGCGAAGGAGCAGAACAGCTCACTCGCCGTCGTCGCGCCCGGCATTGCCGAAGCCCTGTTCGCCACTGCCATCGGCCTGTTCGCGGCAATCCCGGCGGTCATCGCCTACAACCGCTTCAGCCACGGCATCAACCGCATGGAATCCAAGCTCACGCGCTTCGCCGACGGCTTTTATTCGACGCTCAGCCGGGAGCTGGAGGCTCAGCGGTGA
- a CDS encoding YbgC/FadM family acyl-CoA thioesterase: MSVSASMPEPATGRFFAAVHHFPLRVYFEDTDLSGLVYHANYLRYMERARSDMLRVAGIDQRAAQEDGTGVYAVTNLQIAYKRPARLDDDLLVESRVIAIRPVACTIHQRVRCGDEILTDGEVSVAFLTSQGRPTRQPKSWIDIFSRLMRGEDINP; this comes from the coding sequence ATGTCCGTTTCAGCGTCCATGCCCGAGCCGGCGACCGGAAGGTTCTTTGCCGCCGTGCATCACTTTCCCCTGCGCGTCTATTTTGAGGATACGGACCTGTCAGGGCTCGTCTATCACGCCAATTATCTGCGCTATATGGAACGGGCGCGGTCCGACATGCTGCGCGTCGCGGGCATCGACCAGCGCGCCGCGCAGGAAGATGGCACCGGCGTCTATGCCGTGACGAATCTCCAGATCGCCTATAAGCGCCCCGCGCGGCTCGACGACGACCTGCTGGTCGAAAGCCGCGTGATCGCCATTCGCCCTGTCGCCTGCACCATTCATCAAAGAGTCAGGTGCGGCGATGAAATACTGACGGACGGCGAAGTCTCTGTCGCCTTCCTGACCAGCCAGGGCCGTCCAACACGGCAGCCCAAATCCTGGATCGACATTTTCAGCCGTTTGATGAGAGGGGAAGACATCAACCCATGA
- a CDS encoding 3-hydroxybutyryl-CoA dehydrogenase produces MTDIQTVGVIGAGQMGAGIAQVSAQAGYDVILCDVDLARAQEGLQGISKQLARAVEKGKLSQEDSEAAFARIRPSGDLAPLADAQLVIEAATEREEIKRSIFTNVGAVITPGTILASNTSSIPITRLAQVVPDPALFVGIHFFNPVQVMALIELIRGLATSDETVAIVETFAARLGKNVVQAFDSPGFVVNRILLPMINESIFALGEGVANIRDIDMGVRLGLNHPMGPLTLADFVGLDTCLEVLNVLRSTTGDSKYRPAPLLVKYVEAGWLGRKTGRGFYDYSGTEPVPTR; encoded by the coding sequence ATGACCGACATTCAGACCGTGGGCGTCATCGGCGCTGGTCAGATGGGCGCGGGTATTGCGCAGGTCAGCGCGCAGGCTGGCTATGATGTGATCCTGTGCGACGTCGATCTGGCGCGCGCGCAAGAGGGGCTTCAGGGCATTTCAAAGCAGCTTGCCCGTGCGGTCGAAAAGGGCAAGTTGAGCCAGGAAGATTCCGAGGCCGCCTTTGCCCGCATCCGGCCGAGCGGTGACCTGGCTCCGCTGGCCGACGCTCAGTTGGTGATCGAGGCCGCGACCGAGCGGGAGGAGATCAAGCGCAGCATCTTCACCAATGTGGGTGCCGTGATCACGCCGGGCACGATCCTGGCGAGCAACACATCATCCATCCCCATCACGCGGCTGGCGCAGGTGGTTCCCGATCCCGCCTTGTTCGTGGGCATCCACTTCTTCAATCCTGTTCAGGTCATGGCGTTGATTGAGCTGATCCGGGGCCTGGCAACCTCGGATGAGACGGTCGCCATCGTTGAAACCTTCGCCGCTCGCTTGGGGAAGAATGTCGTTCAGGCGTTCGACTCCCCCGGTTTCGTGGTCAATCGTATCCTGCTGCCGATGATCAACGAATCCATCTTCGCGCTGGGTGAAGGCGTCGCCAACATCCGCGACATCGACATGGGCGTGCGTCTGGGCCTCAACCATCCCATGGGGCCGCTGACGCTGGCGGATTTTGTCGGGCTCGATACCTGTCTCGAGGTGCTGAACGTGCTTCGGTCGACGACCGGCGATTCCAAATATCGCCCGGCGCCGCTGCTGGTGAAATATGTCGAGGCTGGCTGGCTTGGGCGCAAGACGGGCAGGGGCTTTTACGACTATTCGGGGACGGAGCCTGTGCCGACGCGATAA
- the pspF gene encoding phage shock protein operon transcriptional activator, protein MERNTQFIGQSLPFLDAVEQAGRAAELDRPILVVGERGTGKELIAERLHRLSTRWGEPLIVMNCAALPETLIEAELFGHEQGAFTGATRARAGRFEEADGGTLFLDELATLSMAAQERLLRVIEYGEVTRIGASRAMTVDVRIIAATNEDLPALADSGRFRADLLDRLSFEVITLPPLRAREGDVVVLADHFGRRMAAELGRSEWHGFTPDCIAALEAHGWPGNVRELRNVVERAVYRWEDRSGPVGQIIFDPFASPWKPQAPSLSASAEEPKPAPATGFTEVSDLRAAVDAHEAAIVHATLERHRYNQRATAKALGLSYDQLRHCLKKHRLRSD, encoded by the coding sequence ATGGAACGAAACACCCAGTTCATCGGCCAATCGCTGCCCTTCCTTGACGCTGTCGAGCAGGCCGGGCGCGCCGCCGAACTCGATCGCCCCATCCTGGTTGTGGGTGAGCGTGGCACGGGCAAGGAACTGATCGCCGAACGCCTCCATCGCCTCTCCACGCGCTGGGGTGAGCCGCTTATCGTCATGAACTGCGCCGCGCTTCCCGAAACGCTGATCGAGGCTGAGCTGTTCGGCCATGAACAGGGCGCCTTCACCGGCGCCACCCGCGCCCGCGCCGGGCGGTTCGAGGAAGCCGACGGCGGCACGCTCTTCCTTGACGAATTGGCGACACTCTCAATGGCGGCACAGGAAAGGCTGCTGCGCGTCATCGAATATGGCGAAGTCACCCGCATCGGCGCCTCGCGCGCCATGACGGTAGACGTCCGCATCATAGCCGCGACCAACGAAGACCTGCCCGCCCTCGCCGATTCAGGCCGCTTCCGCGCGGACCTGCTGGATCGCCTGAGCTTCGAAGTCATCACCCTCCCGCCACTACGCGCCCGCGAGGGAGATGTGGTCGTGCTCGCCGATCATTTCGGCCGCCGCATGGCCGCCGAACTGGGACGGTCCGAATGGCATGGCTTCACGCCTGACTGCATCGCCGCACTGGAAGCCCATGGCTGGCCCGGCAATGTCCGCGAACTGCGCAATGTCGTGGAGCGAGCCGTCTATCGCTGGGAAGATCGCTCAGGTCCGGTCGGCCAGATCATCTTCGACCCCTTCGCCTCGCCCTGGAAGCCGCAGGCGCCGTCGCTCAGCGCCAGTGCAGAGGAACCCAAGCCCGCCCCCGCAACCGGCTTCACCGAGGTTAGCGACCTGCGCGCCGCCGTGGACGCGCATGAGGCCGCCATCGTACACGCAACGCTGGAGCGCCACCGCTACAATCAGCGCGCAACCGCCAAGGCTCTTGGCTTAAGCTATGACCAGCTGCGCCATTGCCTTAAAAAGCATCGCCTTAGATCAGACTGA
- the pspA gene encoding phage shock protein PspA, with protein sequence MSIFSRTRDIIAANVTDLLDRAEDPAKMIRMIILEMEETLVEVRASAARTIADQKEMRRHITKLQALQDSWTEKAQLALSKDREDLAKAALVEKQKAADMAEQLGGEIDSLDEALTASEEDIAKLQAKLREARTRQNSLVTRMESAHNRLRMREAYAGEKVNEAFARFDMLERRADLAEGRADALNLGQGQKTLEEEIAELQSADKVDAELAALKASMNRPA encoded by the coding sequence ATGAGTATTTTTTCTCGTACACGCGACATCATCGCCGCCAATGTCACCGATCTCCTCGACCGGGCCGAGGACCCGGCGAAGATGATCCGCATGATCATCCTGGAGATGGAGGAGACGCTGGTCGAGGTGCGCGCTTCGGCGGCACGGACGATCGCCGACCAGAAGGAGATGCGCCGCCATATCACCAAGCTTCAGGCCCTGCAGGACAGCTGGACCGAAAAGGCGCAGCTGGCGCTCAGTAAGGATCGCGAGGACCTGGCCAAGGCTGCGCTCGTCGAAAAGCAGAAGGCCGCGGACATGGCCGAGCAGCTTGGGGGAGAGATCGATTCGCTGGACGAGGCGCTGACAGCGTCCGAGGAAGACATCGCCAAGCTGCAAGCCAAGCTGCGCGAGGCGCGGACGCGGCAGAACAGTTTGGTGACGCGGATGGAAAGCGCGCACAACCGGCTGCGCATGCGTGAAGCCTATGCCGGGGAGAAGGTGAACGAGGCTTTTGCCCGTTTCGACATGCTGGAACGGCGCGCTGATTTGGCCGAGGGGCGGGCCGATGCCCTGAATCTTGGCCAGGGGCAGAAGACGCTGGAGGAAGAGATCGCCGAATTGCAGTCCGCCGACAAGGTCGACGCCGAACTCGCCGCGCTCAAAGCCAGCATGAACCGGCCAGCCTGA
- the pspB gene encoding envelope stress response membrane protein PspB, whose protein sequence is MEDVFLPIMICGMLFIGMPWLILHYTTKWKQAPKITDEDERLLDELHLLARRLEDRLQTVERIVAADNPDFRPARPAPDDAYDLDRQDIGRRN, encoded by the coding sequence ATGGAGGACGTGTTTCTGCCGATCATGATCTGCGGCATGCTGTTCATCGGCATGCCGTGGCTGATCCTGCATTATACGACCAAGTGGAAGCAGGCGCCCAAGATCACCGACGAGGATGAGCGGCTGCTGGATGAGCTGCACCTGCTCGCCCGACGGCTGGAGGATCGGTTGCAGACGGTCGAGCGGATCGTCGCCGCTGACAATCCCGATTTCCGTCCGGCGCGCCCTGCGCCAGACGATGCTTATGACCTTGATCGCCAGGATATTGGCAGGAGGAACTGA
- the pspC gene encoding envelope stress response membrane protein PspC: MAARRTKFYLDKQNGKWMGVCAGIADYTGIDVTWVRVGAVLVTLMGAFPWSLIAYFAVAYFGENKPLGLYADRDDEKFWQGVRTNPARSARDVRSKFRDIDRRLADIETFYTSRNTRLADEIESLR, translated from the coding sequence ATGGCCGCGCGCCGCACCAAATTCTACCTCGACAAGCAGAATGGCAAATGGATGGGCGTATGCGCAGGCATTGCCGACTATACCGGCATCGACGTGACATGGGTCCGCGTCGGCGCGGTGCTGGTGACGCTGATGGGGGCCTTCCCCTGGTCGCTGATCGCCTATTTCGCCGTCGCCTATTTCGGCGAGAACAAGCCGCTTGGCCTCTACGCCGACCGGGATGACGAGAAATTCTGGCAGGGCGTGCGAACCAATCCGGCGCGCTCGGCGCGCGACGTCCGGTCGAAGTTTCGCGACATCGACCGGCGGCTGGCGGACATCGAAACCTTCTACACCAGCCGCAACACGAGGCTGGCGGATGAGATCGAAAGCTTGCGCTGA
- a CDS encoding SufE family protein: MRAMTDVPALADLQEEYEFLDADDRYRLLIDLGRSLEAMPDALKTDATLVRGCSAAVWVYPTVRDDGRLHFLADSNAAITKGIIALVLLTVQDQAPAEIGAVDIEGALAPFDLKNQLSSNRTQGIPNMIALIRQTAERYS, translated from the coding sequence ATGCGGGCTATGACCGATGTGCCCGCCCTTGCCGATCTTCAGGAAGAATATGAGTTTCTGGACGCCGATGACCGTTACCGGCTGCTGATCGACCTTGGGCGCTCTTTGGAGGCGATGCCCGACGCGCTCAAGACCGACGCCACGTTGGTGCGGGGCTGTTCGGCGGCGGTCTGGGTCTATCCGACGGTGCGCGACGATGGGCGGCTGCATTTCCTGGCGGACAGCAATGCTGCGATCACCAAGGGGATTATCGCGCTGGTCCTGCTGACGGTGCAGGATCAGGCGCCCGCCGAGATTGGCGCTGTGGACATTGAAGGCGCGCTGGCGCCGTTCGATCTCAAGAATCAGCTCAGCTCCAACCGGACACAGGGCATCCCCAACATGATCGCGCTCATTCGGCAGACTGCAGAGCGCTACAGCTAG
- the ggt gene encoding gamma-glutamyltransferase has protein sequence MTPRLTGLLAPIALAFLFAAPVAAREPVSLNATVSAADPRAAAAGQEMLRQGGSATDAAIAMMLTLNVVEPHNSGIGGGGFLMHHDGETGVLESIDGRETAPAAARPDRFIGADGQPLAFRSAWPGGYSVGVPGNLRLAWEAHRKWGKMPWAALFAPAIRLAEDGFEVRQRLDTAMKAVAPIWADFPEIQKFFWIDGAPAPIGTTLKNPPLAALFRRIAAEGPDAFYKGETARAIASTVTNAPKNPVPMTEADIASYRVKARKPVCGPYRGYSICGMGPVSSGGITVLQILGMVERFPLAQWGKDDARSWHVIGEAMRLAYADRDTWLGDPEFVSVPIAGLIDPAYLKKRSALIALGRTLKDYRPGSPPGAEARTTALPQPESGTSHFVAIDRDGDIAAWTSTIESFFGSQLIADGVILNNELTDFSFTPEKNGAPVANRVEPGKRPLSSMSPTIVYDAKGTPVFTIGAAGGRTIIMQVAKALIAHFDWGLSAQDSIALGLEFFDANGLVLEQGTALERMKTPLEVWGHKVTIAPLGLKANAAERTADGHWRGAADPRSPGVSLQE, from the coding sequence ATGACGCCTCGCCTCACTGGCCTGTTGGCCCCTATAGCCCTCGCCTTCCTATTTGCCGCTCCTGTCGCGGCGCGCGAGCCTGTCTCACTCAATGCCACGGTTTCCGCCGCCGATCCGCGCGCGGCGGCGGCGGGGCAGGAGATGCTTCGCCAGGGCGGCAGCGCGACCGACGCCGCCATCGCCATGATGCTGACCCTCAACGTCGTCGAACCGCATAATAGCGGCATCGGCGGCGGCGGCTTCCTGATGCATCATGATGGCGAAACGGGGGTGCTGGAGTCGATCGACGGGCGCGAAACCGCCCCGGCGGCGGCACGGCCCGATCGTTTCATCGGTGCGGACGGCCAGCCCCTCGCCTTTCGATCGGCCTGGCCCGGCGGCTATTCAGTGGGCGTGCCCGGCAACCTTCGGCTCGCCTGGGAAGCGCATCGCAAATGGGGGAAGATGCCGTGGGCGGCACTATTTGCGCCTGCGATCCGATTGGCTGAGGATGGCTTTGAGGTCCGCCAGCGGCTCGACACCGCGATGAAGGCGGTCGCCCCCATATGGGCCGACTTTCCCGAGATACAGAAGTTCTTCTGGATAGACGGCGCGCCCGCGCCCATCGGCACGACCCTTAAAAACCCTCCGCTCGCTGCCCTGTTCCGGCGGATTGCGGCGGAAGGGCCAGACGCCTTTTACAAGGGCGAGACCGCACGGGCGATCGCCAGCACAGTCACCAACGCGCCCAAAAATCCCGTGCCGATGACGGAGGCCGATATCGCCTCCTATCGGGTGAAGGCGCGCAAGCCGGTCTGCGGCCCGTATCGCGGCTACAGCATCTGCGGCATGGGTCCGGTTTCGTCAGGCGGGATCACCGTCCTGCAAATCCTGGGCATGGTCGAACGCTTCCCACTGGCCCAATGGGGGAAGGATGATGCCCGTTCCTGGCACGTCATCGGCGAAGCCATGCGCCTTGCCTATGCCGATCGCGACACATGGCTGGGTGATCCCGAGTTCGTGTCCGTGCCGATCGCGGGACTGATCGACCCGGCCTATCTGAAGAAACGGTCGGCACTCATCGCGCTGGGCCGCACGCTCAAAGACTATCGTCCGGGCAGCCCGCCGGGTGCCGAGGCACGGACTACGGCCCTGCCGCAGCCGGAAAGCGGCACCAGCCATTTCGTGGCGATCGACCGGGATGGCGATATCGCGGCATGGACATCGACCATCGAAAGCTTCTTCGGCAGTCAGTTGATCGCCGATGGCGTCATACTCAACAATGAACTGACCGATTTCAGCTTCACGCCAGAAAAGAACGGTGCGCCTGTCGCCAACCGTGTGGAACCCGGCAAGCGGCCGCTATCCTCCATGTCCCCCACCATTGTCTATGACGCTAAGGGAACGCCGGTCTTCACCATTGGCGCGGCGGGCGGGCGGACGATTATCATGCAGGTGGCGAAGGCGCTGATCGCCCATTTCGACTGGGGCCTGTCCGCGCAGGATTCCATAGCGCTGGGCCTGGAATTTTTCGACGCCAACGGCCTTGTGCTGGAGCAGGGGACGGCCCTCGAAAGAATGAAGACGCCGCTCGAAGTCTGGGGCCACAAGGTCACGATCGCGCCGCTGGGTTTGAAAGCGAATGCGGCGGAGCGCACCGCCGACGGGCACTGGCGGGGCGCGGCTGACCCCAGAAGTCCTGGCGTTTCGCTTCAGGAATAA